One Coregonus clupeaformis isolate EN_2021a chromosome 33, ASM2061545v1, whole genome shotgun sequence DNA window includes the following coding sequences:
- the LOC121548611 gene encoding glutaredoxin-related protein 5, mitochondrial, translating into MNNLIRSTVRCLRLSSSVYLPKQFDGQHVSLVSSARLMCTAALQKDLGDIVKKDKVVVFMKGTPAQPMCGFSNAVVQILRMHGVNEYAAYNVLDDQDLRQGVKDFSNWPTIPQIFLNGEFVGGCDILLQMHQNGDLVEELQKLGIRSVLLDVEKESK; encoded by the exons ATGAACAACCTAATTCGGTCTACAGTTCGCTGTCTTCGGTTGAGTTCATCGGTCTATCTACCGAAGCAATTTGATGGACAACATGTATCGTTGGTGTCCTCGGCCCGGCTCATGTGTACTGCGGCCTTACAGAAAGACCTTGGCGATATTGTGAAGAAGGACAAGGTGGTGGTGTTTATGAAGGGGACGCCTGCCCAGCCAATGTGTGGTTTCAGTAATGCCGTGGTTCAGATACTGAGGATGCATGGTGTGAATGAATATGCTGCATATAATGTGTTGGATGACCAGGATCTCAGACAAG GAGTGAAGGACTTCTCCAACTGGCCCACGATCCCACAGATATTCTTAAATGGAGAGTTTGTGGGCGGCTGTGACATCCTCCTACAGATGCACCAGAACGGCGACCTGGTAGAAGAGCTCCAGAAGCTTGGGATCCGCTCTGTGCTGCTGGACGTTGAGAAAGAATCCAAGTAG